The Lactobacillus sp. ESL0680 DNA segment CGTGTGGGACAATCGTAACCTTACGAACAGTCCGTGAATCACTTAAAACTAACCCACAGATTGAGTGACCTGCTTCGTGGAAGGCAACACGTTCTCTTTCTTTCTTAGAAATCATGCTGTTTCTCTTAGCTGGTCCAGCAATGACGCGGTCCTCAGCTTCATCAAGGTCAGTTGCTGTAATTTCAGTACCATTGCGCCGAGCAGCAAGCAATGCGGCTTCATTTAAGAGGTTAGCTAAATCAGCACCGACAAATCCCGGAGTTTGACGAGCAATCTCCTTTAAGTCAACATCTGAAGCTAGTGGCATGTTCTTGGCATGAACCCGTAAAATAGCTTCACGACCACGAACATCCGGTGACCCAACTAAGATTTTCCGGTCAAATCGACCCGGACGCAATAGTGCTGGATCCAAAACATCAGACCGGTTGGTTGCGGCAATAACAATAACACCTTCGTTACCTTCAAAGCCGTCCATTTCAACCAATAATTGGTTCAAAGTCTGCTCACGCTCATCATTACCGCCGCCGCTAGCATTACTGCCACGCTTACGGCCGATAGCATCAATTTCATCAATAAAGATAATACTTGGCGCGTTCTTCTTAGCATTGGTGAATAAGTCCCGAACCCGACTAGCACCGACACCGACAAACATTTCGACAAAGTCGGAACCAGAAATTGAGAAGAACGGTACATTGGCTTCACCGGCAACTGCCCGTGCAAGCAAGGTCTTACCTGTACCCGGAGGACCCTCAAGCAAAACGCCGGATGGAATTTTGGCACCCAGTTTAGTAAACTTAGCCGGATTCTTCAAAAATTCAACGACTTCAACTAATTCTTGCTTTTCTTCTTCTTCACCAGCAACATCTGAGAAGCGAACCTTATTCTTTTTCGGATCCTCAGGCTTAACGTGTGAGCGGCTGAAGTTCATAATGCCGCCGCTGCCTGAACCGCCGCGACCGCCGCCTGTCTGACTAATCATCATCCACAACATGACGATAAAGAGAATCGTCGGCACTAACATGACAATTGTTGAAATCCAGTTGCCAGACTGCGACTCTCCCTGAGTTGTCATCTTCGTGTCGCTCTTTTGAGCTAAGTCTTGGACATTGGCAACACTTGAATCATTCTGCAGCATCGTGGTTGAAAACCGCGTCACATGAGACCCTGAATTACCATTAAAGAAGTCAAAACTATTTTTTGATTGGCCCTTATTTCCCTGTGCTGTTTTATAGCTGCCTGAAACGGTATAGACCCCGTTAGCAGGCTGAACATTAAAGTTCTTAACTTTGCCTTGACGTAAGTCTTTGACAAATTCTGAGTAGCTAATATTTTCACTGCTGCTAGAATTATCAGAGCCGCCAAGAGCCCAGTTGATACCTCCCAATAACAGAAGGAAGACAACTATATAGAACAAGCCGTTCGATAACAGCCGATTCCGGTTATTCTTCATAAAAAACCTCCGCAAAGTTTCTAGAAATATACGAATAAAAGTTTAACACAAATTTCACTAATGCTCTAATATTTTAAAGGATCTTATCATTTAATGTTATAAACATAATATTGCTCAGCATCAGAGTCAGCTTCTTGATTGCTATAGGCATTTTCAACAAAAAGCACCTGCTTATTTTCAACTAAAGCTAAGCAATATGGTCGCAATACTGCAGGAATACCACTTTGGGCAAACTTTTTCTTGCTTTTAACATGTTGACCATTCTTCAACAGCAATTTTGCCCCTTGAGGCAAAGAGCAAGCTATTAATTGGCTCACTGGCTTAGCCTTAAACTGGCCTAATAACTGACCTAATGGACAACTAGTCTTACTTACCACCAAGCGTCGCGTTCCCCACTTAAATTCGGTGTCGAGTTTAATTGGCTCTGATTTAGGGACTGGCGGCAGCTCAACCGGCATGATGTACCAATACTTTTGGTAATTTAGCAGCTCAAATCCAGCCAAATTTTCATTAACACGAACATGCCACGTCTGCCAAATGAAGTTCTGCCAATAAGCAATCTGCTCTTGCTCAGAAAGTTGGTCAAGGGCAGATTCTTGCTGCCGATATGCAAAACCCAAAAATGGTTCAGGTAGCGTTACTGCCGCAAAGGCCCTTACTGCTAAATCTGTTAAGATACTCATCTGCTGACTATAACGCAAAGCATTAAGTCCAATTGCTGAATTTTCTTGTTTTAACAGCGGCACCACGTGATGGCGCAAGCGATTACGTAACACATCATCAGCAGCATTGGTTGTATCTTCAACAAACTGTACTTGCTCACGGCGATCGTACTCAAACAGCTGCTCTTTATTATAAGTTAAAAGCGGCCGCAACAGCAGAACTCCTTGCCACTGGCTAACCGGCTGCAGACTATTCATCTCACTAGGATTGCCCGAACGAATAAATTTTAGCAGGATGTTTTCCAGTAAATCATCACCGTGATGCGCGGTTAATAAGTAGTCGCCGTGTTCTTGACGCATTACTTTTGCCAAAAAAGCATAACGAAAACTTCGTGCAGCAGCCTCAATTCCCGTATGCGGGTGTAATTCAACTGGCCAGACAGTATTAATTATCTTAATCTGCTTACCAGAGCAATACTGCTTAATTACCGCAGCTTCTGCACTAGAATCAGGCCGTAATTGATGATCCAAATGAGCTGCAACAATTTTTAAATGATATTGGTCCTGCAAATGATTAAGCATGGCCAATAGTGCCATTGAATCTGGGCCACCACTTGTTGCCACTACCAACGTTTTGCTAGCTAATGGCAAATCATTTTGCTCAAAAAAGTCCGCAATCTTAGTTGCCATAATTCGTTAATTCTTGGTGCAGCTTCTTAATTTCTGCTTCGCTATCCGTTACCGTTTTTGTCAATACCTGCAAAAAGTCTGCCTTCTCAACAGCAGAAAATTGGTTAGTCCGATCGACTAATGTTGAATCATTGACCCGCATCTTCGATAAACTGATTTTTCCCTTAAAATTGTGGATAATCACAGTTCGAACACTTTGACCAACCCGGTAATTATGCCGCTCACGGTCCCAATTATTACCAAAATCACTGTGATGGATCAAGCCTGAATGTCTTTTAGGTAATGATACAAAGATACCGAGGTCAGTTATATTGTTAACGACACCAGTTATCCGTTGTCCTACTTGATATTTCATTAATTATTATCTTTTTCTTCTGGAATATTGTAGATTGTTTCATTAGGTTTGGAATATAAAAACTTGAACCGCACCAATTTGGCCACGTAATCCGGATCTTTGAGATCATCACGTTTAGCAGACAGAGCTTGCTTTTCCTTATTAATTGTACTAAGCGACTTTTTGGAAGACTGTACCTGACTGTTAATGCGGTTAGTCTGCGCGTGTGTAATGCCAATCTGTACACCCAAAAAGACGAAGATAATCGCAAATACCGCAATTATCCGGTTGCGCCGCACCCTGTGTACTTCCTGTTCTCTTTTTTCCTGTTTACGTTTCAAACGTGCCATTCGCTCTTCTGGACTAAGCGAATTATAAATGCGTGGTCCTTTCATTTTTGATCCCCTATTATTAAAACAATACTATTTTAATTATAACAAGGCCACCTATAAAAGTCATTAATATCGAAAACGATTAATCAACTAGTTCATAAAGCTCACTTGCCTCAGCCTTTTTGGTAGTTTCGCGAATTGCGCACACCTTGGCCTTAACTTGTCTTGAACCATAACCGACTTCAATAACGTCACCGACTTTAACATCATAGCTGGACTTAACTACCCGGTCATTAACCTTAATTCGTCCTTGATCGGCCATTTCCTTGGCAATCGGCCGTCTCTTAACTAACCGCGAAACTTTTAAAAATTTATCAATTCGCATTTTTAACCCTCTATTCTTGAATAATATCACTTGCTGCAGTCATAAACGTCATCAATTCATTGGTCAGCATGCGGCTATTCTCCTTATCTGGCAGTTCTAGCAGAACCGCCAGCCGCTTTTGCGGCGATAAGCTTATTCTAGCCTTTAAATTAACGTGTTCCAAAGCTTTAAAAATATTTGGCCCTTCTAATTCCCGACTAGCATCAGGCGCAAACTCAACTTTGACCCGATTGGCTGTTTTAACAATATTTAAAACCTGAGCTAAATCAGTCTCAATCTTCAAGTTAGCCATTGCCAGCAGGTTCTCAACCGGCTGTGGATAATCACCAAACCGGTCAATCAATTCATCCTGAATTTGGTCAAGCTCATCAGCATCAGCCGTTTTAATTTTCTTGTAGAACTCAATTTTTTCTTCTTGATCGCCAATATACGTGTCAGGAATATAAGCTTCTAAGCCTAAATCAATTTCCGCATTAGTCTTGTTAACGCGCTTTTTGCCCTTACGTTCACGAACCGCATCAGCCAGCATTTGTGAGTACAGGTCATAGCCGACACTGTCAATAAAGCCGTGCTGCTGGGCACCAAGCATGTTGCCGGCACCTCTAATTGACAGATCACGCATTGCAATCTTAAAGCCGGAGCCTAATTCAGTAAAATCACGAATTGCATCCAGCCGCTTTTCACCAATTTCGGTTAAGACCTTATTAGGCTGATACAAAAAGTAGGCATACGCCAATCGCGCACTACGACCGATCCGGCCCCGCAACTGGTAAAGCTGACTTAGACCATAATGGTCCGCGTCTTCCACAATCATTGTGTTCACATTGGGCATATCAATCCCCGTTTCAATGATGGTTGTGGTCACCAAGATGTCAAACTCCCGATTTAAAAAGCGGTACAGAATGTCTTCCATCTGGTTCTGACTCATGCGCCCGTGCACACTGGCAATGCGCGCCTGCGGAATCAAATTTTGCAACTGGTTAACAACATCGTCGATATCACCAATCCGATTATGCAGGTAAAAGACCTGCCCTCCGCGCTGCATTTCCCGTAAGCACGCATCCTTAATCACGCTTGGAATCTGTTCCATGACATAGGTTTGAATAGGATACCGATTAGACGGCGGCGTTTCCATAACCGATAGGTCATGGACACCGACCATTGACATATGGAGCGTTCGCGGAATTGGCGTTGCCGTCAAGGTCAACACGTCAATATTGGCCTTGAGTTCCTTCAGCTTTTCCTTGTGCTTAACGCCAAAGCGCTGTTCTTCGTCGACAATTAAGAGTCCCAGATTTTTAAACTTAACATCCTTAGACAAGATCCGGTGTGTGCCGACTACTAAGTCAACCTTACCATCTTTCAATCCGGCAACGATTTCTTTAGCTTCTGCTGGAGTTTGAAAACGTGACAGCATCGCAAAATTAACCGGAAAATCTTTAAACCGATCCTGGATTGTCTCGTAATGCTGCTGCGCCAAAATCGTTGTCGGTACCAAAAAGGCGACTTGCTTATTGTCTTGAATGGCCTTAAAAGCTGCCCGCAAGGCTACTTCTGTCTTACCAAAGCCAACATCCCCCACAAGCAGACGGTCCATCGGCTTATCTTGCTCCATGTCATGCTTAATTTCCTTAATTGACCGCAACTGATCCGGTGTCTCCACATAAGGAAAAGAATCTTCAAATTGCCGCTGCAAGTCATCATCTGGTGAAAAGGCAAAGCCCTTTTCAGACTCACGCTTGGCATACAACTCAATGAGATCATCGGCAATATCCTCAACCTTTGACTGTACCTTGCGCTTCGTCTTCGCCCATTCACTGCCGCCTAACTTGTTAACGTGAGGAGATTTACCTTCCGAAGCAACATACTTTTGCACCAAGCTTAATTGATCGGCAGGCACAAACAATTGGTCGCCGTGCTGGTAGGTAATGGTAATGTAATCCCGTTTAACGCCCTGATTTTCTAGTGTTTTAATTCCTTCAAAACGGCCAATCCCGTGATTAACATGAACGACATAATCGCCTGGCTTCAGTTCAGTATAGTTACGCAAACGCTGAGCATTTTCCAGCGTTTTTATTCGCCGTTTATGGTGCGTTGTCTTATTAAACAATTCGTGCTCGGTCAGATAAACCAAACTAATTCCAGGCAGTGTAAAGCCATTGGTAAACCCGCCAACAATAATCTGCGTTTGGTGCTCGCTAATTGCACCAGCATCAACTACCGGCACATCAAGACCAAATTCCGCCATTGTTTGACTGATCTGGCGTGCCCTTTTATCGTTGTCCGCCTGCAAAATCACTGTTTGCCGCGTCTTCTGGTAAGATTCAATTTCGGTCTTAATCAGTGGCATCTGACTAAAGAATTGCTGCGGCTCACGTGTCTGCCAGTCAAACAATTGCCCCAAGCGAATGCGTCCCATACTCCGTTGAAAGAGTGAAAAATAAATGTGGGCGTGCTGATCCTTGGTCCAATTTTGATTAAAATTAGCACGCAACTCTTGTCCCGGCAGCATTGCTCCGGTCTTTAATTCATCATCAATAAAGCCGGCATTCTGCTGGTCCACGGTTTTAACTGCCTGATCGATTAACGGCCAATCATCTAGTAACACCACGCCACTTGGCGCAAGGTATGCTAATAAATTACTCGGCTCCTTAATTAAAAAATCAACCAAAAAGGCATAATTTTGCGGCAAGGTGCCATCTTTGAGCTCATCAAGCGTTTGCGTAAAGTGATCCTTAACTGCTTCTACTGGCGCCGGCGCATCAGCCATCGCTTTAGCAATCGCAGCCCGTGCCTGTGCAAAATCATCAGCCGTAAAAACCCGATCCTGTGCGGCGGCAACGGTGACTTGGTCTAAGGTCTTTTGACTGCGCTGACTAGCCAAGTCAAATTCTTTAATCGTATCAATTTCATCACCGAAAAATTCCATTCGCAGCGGATTTTCCCGGTCTAACGGATAAATATCTAAAATATCGCCGCGTAAAGCAAATTCACCCGGACGCGCGACCAAGTTTTCCCGGCGATAGCCTGTCTGCACCAGCCAACTGGTTAACGCAGCCAAATCAAATTCTTTGCCTGGGGCAAACTCACGCCGAGCCTGTTTAAATGCAGCTGGATCTGACAGCTGATACTGCAAGCCTTGCGGGGTTGTTACCACAATTCCCGGCTGCTCACTCAATAATAAGTTAAGTGCTTGAATCCGGCCACTCAATTCATCAGGCGAACTTACCGCAGTCTGCGTGGCAATTGTCGCGTCAACCGGAAAGCTTTGCACCATGCCGCTAGGCATAATAGCACTTAACTCACTGGTTAATTTTTGTGCCTTACTTTCACTTTCTTCAATTAACAGCAATGGCTGGTTTAATTCATGAACAATTTGTTTTAACAGCAGACTAAAAGCACCGGCAGTAGCGCCAGTGATCAAAGAATTATTAACTTGAGTAGTTTTTTTAATAAAATCTGATAAACCTTGATCTTGTTCAAGTAAATTTGTTAAACGCATTTTAGTTATATTTATTCATTAAATATTGGCTGCTTTGACCAGCAATAAAATCAGCGATAATCTGACTGCTCTTGGCAAAGGCAGCTGACATTAACTCCTGCTGCTCCTTATTAAATGGCGACAATACCCAAGAAATCACACTTGCTTCTGTGACTTCTGCAGGATGACGAATACCAATCTTCAAGCGGTTAAAGTCACTTGTTCCTAAGTCGCGAATAATGCTTCTAATGCCATTATGACCGCCCGACTTACCATTGGCCCGGACCCGGATTTTGCCTAAAGCCATGTCCATGTCATCTTGAATAATTAAGATATCTTGTGGTGCCACCTTAAAAAAGTGCGCTACTTGGGCAACGGAGCGACCTGAATCATTCATGTATGTCTGCGGTTCAAGTAAGATAACATCTGTGCCATTGATTTTTTGTTTTGTAAATTTGCCTTCAAACTTATCACGTTCAAGCGTGAGGCCATTTTCTGACAAATAATGATCTAGTGCCATAAAGCCTGTATTATGCTTAGTACCATCGTATTTTTTGCCTGGATTTCCCAGACCTGCAATAATTTTCATTAAAATTCCCCTTATATTTAATCGTATTAATGATAGCACATTCGCGCCATTTATTTAGCTTAACAGCTATAATCCAGCAACTAGTTTTCAATTGCATTTATCAGTTTGGCAATTTATTTTAATGTTTATTTAATCGTAAAACCATCTATGTTATAATTACTTGGATTATTATACAAATGGAGGCAATCTCATGCTTATTAAATCTTTAGTTATTAAAAAAGATTACCTAGTAACGGTTAACGAGCACGCCACACTCGAAGAAGCACTTAAAACTCTCGAAGATTCCGGGTTTCGGTGTGTGCCGATTCTTGATGACACTGGCACTATTTTCCGTGGTAATATTTACAAGATGCACATCTACCGGCACAAATCCCAAGGTAAGGATATGAGTCTGCCGGTCACTGAATTACTAAAAAATGCCACTAAAACAATTAAAGTAAACTCACCATTTTTTAAAGTTTTCTTCACGATTAAGGACTTACCTTATATTTCGGTTTTAGACGAAGGCGGCAAGTTTTACGGTATTCTGACCCACTCCCGCTTACTCGATATGTTGTCTAACGCTTGGAACATTAAGACTGGCTCTTATGTCTTTACGGTACTGACCGACAACGACCGCGGTAACTTGGCTAAGATGACCAAGGTCATTACTAAGTATTCAAATATTGCCGGTGTTATGAGCTTAGACGCAACCGCAGCTGAAAACGACGGAACTTTTGTCCGCCGAATTCTATTTACACTGCCAGCTGGCATCAGTGAAAGCACCTTGAAGACCATTGTCAGCAAGCTAGAACATAAAGGCTATGTTGTTTCTGAAATTGAAGACTTACAAGCCGGAATGACCATCATGAGCGATGAAAATCCCGGAGTTTACATTGACAATGCAGAAAGCAATAATTAAAATTCACTAATCTAATAAAACCGTTGCTAGGAATAATCTAGCAGCGGTTTTTAGTTTAATAAATTAATTATTCGTGATCGTAAATTCGTGGCAGGCGATCATCAAGTAAACAGGCCACCTCATAGTGAATTGAATCAACATAATCCGCAGCTGCCTTGATATTATTAGGTGCAGTGGGATCATTAGAAATTAATACCACTTTGGTGCCAGCAGGCATCTCATGCGGCAATAGCACCATCAATTGATCCATGCAGACGCGGCCAACAATGGGACAATATTCATCTCCCACTTTGACTTTAAAACCTTGGAACTTCCGAATGAAGCCATCAGCATAACCAACGGGAACCGTACCAATGATTTGGTCCCGATCAGCAATATAAGTTGAACCATAGCCCACACCTTGACCTTGGTGAATTGTATGGACCTGCACCAATTCACTTTCAAATGACAAAGCTGGCTGCAACTTAATCTTAGTAGATAAGTCCGCGCTATTTGGATTAGAGGACGGATTAAGCCCATAAAGACCAATCCCGAAGCGTACCAAATCGCTAGGGATTTTTTTATCAAAAACACTTGCGGCAGTATTATCAACATGAATCCATTTTGGCTTTACTTTAAGCAGGCTCTTCAGGTGGTTAAAGCGCACAACCTGCTGCTTGAAATAAGTATCATCACTGCTATCGGCAGATGCAAAGTGAGTGAACATTCCTTCAATGATAAAATGCTCATTAGCAAGCAAAAAGTCATTGGCAGCCACAAATTCATCGTCGCTGCTAAAACCGATGCGGCCCATACCCGAGTCAATTGCCAAGTGAATTTTTAACTGTAAATCGGTAGTCGCCAAGTTTTGTGCTGCTGCTTTTAGCCATGCCAAATCTGGCACAGTCAAAGAGACACCATTAGCTGCTGCCAGCGTTGCATATTCAACTGGCGTCACGCCCAAAACCAAAATGGGTTGGACAATCCCAGCCCGCCGTAATTCCAGTGCTTCATCCAAAATTGCCACACAAAAGCCCGCTGCACCGGCTTTTGCAGCAACCTGCGCGACCTTGACTGCTCCGTGACCATAGGCATTGGCCTTAACTACCGCGAACAACTTCTGTCCCGGTTCTAAATGATTTAATTCTTGCTTGATATTTTGTCTGATTGCATCTAAGTCAACACGGACTGCTGCCGGACGATGTATTCCTGGAACCATTTTATTTCTCCAACACAATTAATGTAATAATTTCGTGATTGTCATGGGTAATACTAGGGAAAATTTTGCCATCGAATTTGGTTGAAGTCGTTACCGGATGCCCCAGATCATCCCATAGGGTCTCTACATCCTGTAAGCCAAGTGACTTGCCAAGGCCAGTACCCATTGCTTTAGAAAAGGCTTCTTTAATCGAAAATCGACCGCCAAGATATTCCACCTTGCGTTTACCCTGCATTTCCTGATATTGGGCAAACTCCTTGGGGGTTAGTGCCCTTTTAGCAAAATTATCGCCCTTGGCAACAATCTTGGCAACCCGTTCGACTTCAACTGCATCAATTCCCACGCCAACAATCATTTTTTGTACCTCACATTTCAAAATTATAATACAAAAAGTGAGTTGTTCATTAGAACAGCTCACTTTTAAATAAATCATTAATCTTTTTTATTCTTAATCACAAAATTGTGATCGCCGCTGCTGCGACGTGAATGACCACCGCGGTAATTGCCATGACCATGATCGCGATCGCCGCCGCGATGATTACGGTCACCACCACGATAACCGCCGCGACCACCATGACCATTTCTTGAGCCGTGGCCATAATGACCACGTCCGCGGCCGCCGCCACGACGACCGCCACCCTTATATGGCAATGGCTTTTCAGAACTAATCTTAACTTCAACCTTTGAAGAATCCTTAGATAAATTCTTCAAGAAGGCAGAAACAAGGTCAACTGCTGAATAATTTTCCAAGAGCTCATCAGCATCTTGGGTATATTTAGTCAAGTCTTCCTTCATCAGGTCTTCAATCTTAGCCTTGGCAACCTTCAATTGGCCGCGCAAAGCTTGATCGTCTGATGGTGGACGAAGTGGTTCCATCTTCTTCTTGGTCAATTGTTCAATTGTCCGCATGTAGCCAATTTCGTTTGGTGTTACAAAGGTAACAGACATCCCATTTTGACCCGCACGACCAGTCCGTCCAATACGGTGAACGTATGAATCTGGATCTTGTGGAATATCATAGTTATAAACGTGAGTCACACCAGAAATGTCAAGTCCCCGGGCAGCAACATCAGTTGCAACCAAAATATCAAGCTTGCCGCTGCGGAAACGTTTCAAGACGCTCATTCTGCGTGCTTGTGACAAGTCACCATGAATACCTGCAGCATTGTAGCCGCGAGCTTGCAAACCGCGGTTAACTTCGTCAACTCGGCGCTTAGTCCGCACAAAGATAACTGCTAAGTCAGGACTTTCAACATCAATCAACCGACACATAATGTCGAATTTTTCTGAATCTTTTGAGCGAACGAAATATTGGTCAATTAAGTCAGCAGTTAATTCCTTAGCCTTAATGCGAACAATCTCTGGGTTGTTCATGAATTTTTCGCTGATACGTAAAATTGGCTTCGGCATGGT contains these protein-coding regions:
- a CDS encoding DEAD/DEAH box helicase, whose product is MKFSELGLNDELLKAIKRSGFEEATPIQEQTIPLALAGKDVIGQAQTGTGKTAAFALPILQNLDRHEKTIQALIIEPTRELAIQTQEELFRLGRDEKARVQVVYGGADIGRQIRSLKKQVPAILVGTPGRLLDHLKRKTIDLENVNTIVLDEADEMLDMGFIQDIESILSYVKNRKQTLLFSATMPKPILRISEKFMNNPEIVRIKAKELTADLIDQYFVRSKDSEKFDIMCRLIDVESPDLAVIFVRTKRRVDEVNRGLQARGYNAAGIHGDLSQARRMSVLKRFRSGKLDILVATDVAARGLDISGVTHVYNYDIPQDPDSYVHRIGRTGRAGQNGMSVTFVTPNEIGYMRTIEQLTKKKMEPLRPPSDDQALRGQLKVAKAKIEDLMKEDLTKYTQDADELLENYSAVDLVSAFLKNLSKDSSKVEVKISSEKPLPYKGGGRRGGGRGRGHYGHGSRNGHGGRGGYRGGDRNHRGGDRDHGHGNYRGGHSRRSSGDHNFVIKNKKD